The DNA sequence ACCGCCCCGGACCGTCCGCGAACGCCGACACCGCCCAGATCGCGGCCGGCACCAGGCAGTACACGATCGGGCGCCAGGCCGGGAACTCCCAGCGGGACCGGCCGACCTGCGGCCACCACAGCGCGAACACGGCGACCCGCACCCAGGCCGCGCCGAGCGCGAAGACCCACGCCCGCGCGCCCAGCCCCTCCGGCGCGGCGGCCGCCATCAGCCCCAGACCGGGCATGGCCGCGACCAGCACCGTCCGGTTCCAGCCGGTGTCGGAGCCGAACAGGTTGACCGAGAGGGTGAGGTTGACCCAGGCCCACCAGGCCGGGAAGAACAGCACCAGGAAGGTGCCGAGGTCGCGCCAGCCGGGATCGCCGTGCAGGCCGTGGGCCAGCACCGCGACGGTCACCACGAAGACCAGGTCGAAGAAGAGCTCGAACCAGTCGGCTCGGCGCAGTTCCGGGGAGGGGTCCGTCACGCCCGAAACCATACTCACCAGCGGTGTCCCGGCGGATCCACCGTCCTGATCAGAGTGCAGTTTCGGGGAAACTGCACGAATGCCGCCCAAGATTCGTGCACTTTCCCCGAAACTGCACGAACGCACAGACGCGGACGCAGGCGCGGCGGCGCGGACGGGGGAAGGCCCGGCCGGGGATCGGTCCCGGCCGGGCCTCAGGGTCGTGCTCGGATCAGGACACGACCCAGTTCTGGTTGGACTGGACCGGACTGCCGCAGGTCCAGATGATCATCTGGGTGCCGTTGGCGGTGCCCCAGCCGTCGGCGTCCAGGCACTTGCCCGACGCCGGGTTCACGATGTTGCCGTTGCCGTTGACCGTCCACTTCTGCGCACCGTTGCCCAGGCAGGTCCACAGCTGCACGATCGTGCCGTTGGCGGTGCCGCCGCCCGCGACGTCCAGGCACTTGCCCGAGTTCGTGTTGACCAGCGAGCCGTCGGACTCCACGCGCCACTTCTGGGCGCCGTTGTTGAGGCAGTCCCACAGCTGCACCTTGGTGCCGTCGGCGGTCCGCCCGCCCGACACGTCCAGGCAGCGGTTGGAGCCGACGCCCCGGATGGTGCGCTCCGGCGCGGTGGTGCCGGTGCCGTTGACCCAGCGGCCGTTGCCGATCTCGGTGATGAACCGGCTCTTGATCGTCGCGTCGGCCTGCACCCGCGAGTCGCCCCAGTAGCCGTTGGCGCAGCCGGGCTGGCCCGCCGGGGCACCGTTGCACTGCCACTGGGTCTGGGCGTCCCAGTTGGTGTTGATGTACGCCACCGCCCGGATCACGTCGGCGTTGGCCGCGATGTAGCCGAAGAAGTCGGCGTACCAGATGTTCCAGATGCTGTCGCCGGTGGTCGGCTGCGGGTTCTTGGTGAAGATGCAGCTGGAGGTCTTGGCGCCGGTGGTGAAGCCCTGCGGCGACGCCTCGGCGATCATGACCGGCTTGCTGTGCGACCGGGCGAACGACAGCACCCGGTCCTGCAGCGCCCGCGGCGAGGTCGCCGGGGTCTTGCAGCTCCACTGCACCTGGTTGTACGTCGCGCCGTAGAACGCCGACATCGCGACCCAGTCGACGTACGCGTCACCCGGGTACCACACGTCGAAGTGGTTGGCGGCGGTGACGATGTAGTTGTACTCCGGGTTGTTCGGGCTCTCATTGATCGGCCACGCGGCCGACTGCCACACCGTGGCGACCTTCGCCGCGCCGAGGGCGTCGATCCGGCCCTTGATGTACTGGAACGCCGCCTTGTAGAAGTCCGCGCTGTAGCAGTTCCACGGGCCGTCGTACTCGTAGCCGATGCGCAGGAAGACCTCGCGGCCGGTGTTCTTCAGCCAGTTGACCATCTCGTCGACCTTCGCCCGGTACGAGGTGATCAGGCTGGGGTTGCCCGAGGTGACGTCGGCGTCGTTGCGGCCCATGATGGCCCGCAGCGGCTGGTTGCCGCAGCCGCTGGTCGCGTCCGACAGGTACAGGCCCACCGCCAGCGCGGCACCCGGGTACTGGCTCAGGGTCGCCGGGAAGTCGACCGTGCCCGAGCCGTAGTCGACCGCGCCGTAGAAGCCGGCCAGCGGGCCGGGCGTGCCGCCGAGCAGCAGGTTGGTGTACAGCGTGACGCCGCCCGGCCGGGGCACCGAGGCGCTGGGGTCGAGCACGTCGCGCTTGTAGTCGGCCAGGGTGCTGGAGTCCTGGCCCATGAACATGCGGATCTTGCCGTTGGCCGGCAGGTTGCGACCGCTGACGGCCGCCTGGGCGGGCGGCGCGACCAGCAGCGTCAACGCGGCGGCCGTGGCCACCGCCACGGCTGCGGCCAATGCGCGGCCGGTGAGGGAACGGGACATCACATCTCCGGGTAGTCGAAAGTGGAGCGGCGCCGAGTGCACGCACGCTAACTTCGCCGCGAAGACGTCGTCCCTAGTTTTCGCGAATGTTTCGAACATGTGGCCCGTTATCAGGGAAATCCCCGATGGCGGACTTGACCCGCACCACCACACTGGCCGGATGGGCAATGAGATCACCACTGGTGAGATCGTCGTCTCCGGCTTGACCAAGCATTACAAGCAGGTCAGGGCCGTGGACGGGCTTTCGTTCACCGTCAGGCCCGGTCGGGTGACCGGGTTCCTCGGTCCGAACGGCGCCGGCAAGACCACGACTCTTCGCATGATTCTGAACCTGGTCACCCCGACCGCGGGCGCGGCGACGATCGGCGGCGCACGCTACGCCGACCTCGCCGATCCGCTGCGCGCCGTGGGTGCCGTATTGGAGGCGTCGAGCGCGCACAAGGGACGTACCGGACGCAACCACCTGCGGGTGGTCTGCGCCGCGGCCGGCCTGCCGGCCTCCCGCGCCGACGAGGCGCTGGAGCTGGTCGGGCTGACCTCGGCCGCGAACCGCAAGTTCAAGGGCTACTCCCTGGGTATGCGCCAGCGCCTGGGCATCGCCGCCGCCATGGTCGGCGACCCGCGGGTGCTCATCCTCGACGAGCCCGCCAACGGCCTGGACCCCGAGGGCATCCGCTGGATGCGCGACCTGCTGCAGAAGCTCGCGGGCGAGGGGCGCACCGTCCTGGTCTCCAGCCACCTGCTGTCGGAGATGGAGCTGCTGGCCGACGACGTCGTCATCATCGCCGCGGGCCGGCTGGTCGCGCAGGGCACGGTCGAGGAGGTGATCGGCCAGGCGGGCAGCGCGGGTACGGTGCGCGTACGCACGCCCCACCCGGACGCCCTGCTCGCCGCCCTGGACGGGATCACCGGCACGCCCGGCGAGGACGGCGCGCTGGTGCTGTCGGGCGTCACCGCCGAGCAGGTCGGCGACGCCGCGCTGCGCGCCGGGGTGGCCCTGCACGAACTGGTCACCGAGCGCCCCGACCTGGAGCGCGTCTTCCTCGACCTCACGGCAGGCAAGGAGGCGATCCGGTGAGGCTCATCCGCAGCGAGTTCCTGAAGATCCGCACCACCAACGTGTGGTGGCTGTTCTCCCTCGGCGCCCTCGGCCTGCTCGTGCTGGCCTTCACCGTCAACGCGCTGAACATGCACTTCGGCGTGCTGCACGCGCCACCCGAGAGCACCGAGGGCATGGACCCCGCGACGGCCGCGCAGCTGGCCGCGATGACGGCCCCGAAGGCGCTGACCTCGTACATGGTGACCTCGGGCCAGTACTTCGGGCTCATGTTCGTGATGCTCATCGGCATCATCACGGTGACCAACGAGTTCTACCACCAGACCGCCACCACCACGTTCCTGGCCACCCCGCACCGCAGCTCGGTGATCCTGGCCAAGGCCGCGGTCGGCGGCTTCTTCGGCGTGGTGCTGTGGCTGGTGACCACGGCGCTGACGATCCCGGCCACGGTGATCTTCCTCAACGCCGAGGACATCACCCCGGCCCTGGGCGAGTGGGAGGTCGTGCGGGCGATCCTGCTCAACGGCCTGGCGTACGCGCTGTGGGCGCTGATCGGCATCGGCATCGGCGTGCTGATCCGCAGCCAGATCGGTGCCACCATCACCGCGATGGTCGTCTACACCGTCGGCACCATCGCGGTGTCGATCATCGTGACCGTGCTGCACAACGTGCTGGACTGGCCCTGGGTCGACAACATCCAGTGGGCGATGCCGTCCCTGGCGTCGACCCTGATGACCAGCGGCACCGACCTGCCGGACCAGCCGCACTACTGGGTCGGGGCGGTGGTGCTGCTCGCCTGGGCGGTGGTCACCGGGCTGCTCGGCACGCTGCTGACCCGTACCCGCGACGTGTCCTGACCGGCGGCACCTTCAGATAGACGTTGGCCTATTACATCGACTGAATCGAGATCGAAGTCGATGTAATAGGCCAACGTCTATGGAAAGCGGGTGGTGGCGGTCACGGGTGGTGGCGGTCACGGGCGGTGGCCCGGCGTCGGTTCAGCCGCAGATGGCCAGGTCGAGCGGGATGGGCTCGGTCGGGCCGTCGTTCCACGCCTCGACCGTCAGGTCGGCCGGAGCGGCCGCGCCGATCACGTCGCGCAGCGCCGTCACCAGGCGCGCGGTCAGCTCGTCGTACTGTGCCGAGGTGGCGGGCCAGGGCAGGTCGAACGACCAGTTCGGGTCGTTGCGGCCCGCGGGCGCGTGCCACCCGTCGGCGGTCAGCAGCGCCTGCTGGGCCTGGTCCAGCTGCTCCTCGGGCGGCAGGAACGCGTTGCTCACGACCTCCGCGCGCAGCAGGCGCGGGAGCTGCTGGAACTGCACGATCCGGTAGCCGTGCCGCAGCAGCACGGTGTCCCCGGCCGACAGCTGGGCCAGATCCTGGCGCAGCCGCTTGGCGAAGCCGTCCCAGCCCGTCACGCGGCACCCGCCGTCAGCGGCTCCTGCGCGAACCGCGCGTCGGCCCAGGTCGCCCCGACCGTCCACGAGGTGCGCACGACGGTCAGCACGCCGTTGTCCAGCTGCCAGCGCTGCGCCGGGGCCGGGCCGGGCCGGGACTCGTCGGCCGGGCCGAGCACGGCGGTGGCGTCCGCGATGACCTGCACGAACGCGTCGTTGAGGTCGGCCAGGGTCTGCTCCGACTGCTCCGGGGCGCGGGTGCTGAGCTTGATGTCGACGTACTGCACGCCGCCGCGGGCCATCGCGACGGAGTGCTTCAGCCCCGGCACGCCCCACGGCGGCTCGGCCAGGATCGCCCCGCCGGGGACCTCCACGGCCACGGTCCAGCCCAGCTGAGCCAGCAACGCGGGCACCTCGTCGGACGACCAGGTCCAGCGCCAGTCCCGCACCGTGGTCAGCACGTCGCGCACGACCGGGGAGGCGATGGGCTGCACGAGGGTCACTGCTGCTCCTATTCCTGGTAGCCGGCCAAGCGTATCTTGTCGGCCTTGAGCCGGTCGGGGTCGAGCACGGCCTCCTGGATCGTGATCGTGCCGTCGTCCTTGCCCCGGACCACGATGCAGCGGATCTTGCCCGCCTCGGCGAGCTCCTGCATCTGCCGGGCCAGCTCAGGGTCGGCGGCCAGCTGCTCCGCGAGCTTGTAGTCGATCTCCAGCACGCCGTGGACGTACTCCGGCGAGGTCTGCTGGCTCTTGATCTTCGGCCCGGTCGGGCGGTCGGGGTTCGGCACCCACCGGGTGCCCAGGCTCGCCCCGGCACCCTTCTCCTCCAGAATGAGGATGCCCACGTCGCCCGCCTCGACCAGGATGCGGTCGAAGTTGTCCGGGCGCCCCCGCTCGTCGACCCCGCCGGTCACCAGCCGGCTGCCGTTGTACACGTGCTCGGTC is a window from the Catellatospora sp. TT07R-123 genome containing:
- a CDS encoding RICIN domain-containing protein — its product is MSRSLTGRALAAAVAVATAAALTLLVAPPAQAAVSGRNLPANGKIRMFMGQDSSTLADYKRDVLDPSASVPRPGGVTLYTNLLLGGTPGPLAGFYGAVDYGSGTVDFPATLSQYPGAALAVGLYLSDATSGCGNQPLRAIMGRNDADVTSGNPSLITSYRAKVDEMVNWLKNTGREVFLRIGYEYDGPWNCYSADFYKAAFQYIKGRIDALGAAKVATVWQSAAWPINESPNNPEYNYIVTAANHFDVWYPGDAYVDWVAMSAFYGATYNQVQWSCKTPATSPRALQDRVLSFARSHSKPVMIAEASPQGFTTGAKTSSCIFTKNPQPTTGDSIWNIWYADFFGYIAANADVIRAVAYINTNWDAQTQWQCNGAPAGQPGCANGYWGDSRVQADATIKSRFITEIGNGRWVNGTGTTAPERTIRGVGSNRCLDVSGGRTADGTKVQLWDCLNNGAQKWRVESDGSLVNTNSGKCLDVAGGGTANGTIVQLWTCLGNGAQKWTVNGNGNIVNPASGKCLDADGWGTANGTQMIIWTCGSPVQSNQNWVVS
- a CDS encoding ABC transporter ATP-binding protein, whose amino-acid sequence is MGNEITTGEIVVSGLTKHYKQVRAVDGLSFTVRPGRVTGFLGPNGAGKTTTLRMILNLVTPTAGAATIGGARYADLADPLRAVGAVLEASSAHKGRTGRNHLRVVCAAAGLPASRADEALELVGLTSAANRKFKGYSLGMRQRLGIAAAMVGDPRVLILDEPANGLDPEGIRWMRDLLQKLAGEGRTVLVSSHLLSEMELLADDVVIIAAGRLVAQGTVEEVIGQAGSAGTVRVRTPHPDALLAALDGITGTPGEDGALVLSGVTAEQVGDAALRAGVALHELVTERPDLERVFLDLTAGKEAIR
- a CDS encoding ABC transporter permease subunit; amino-acid sequence: MRLIRSEFLKIRTTNVWWLFSLGALGLLVLAFTVNALNMHFGVLHAPPESTEGMDPATAAQLAAMTAPKALTSYMVTSGQYFGLMFVMLIGIITVTNEFYHQTATTTFLATPHRSSVILAKAAVGGFFGVVLWLVTTALTIPATVIFLNAEDITPALGEWEVVRAILLNGLAYALWALIGIGIGVLIRSQIGATITAMVVYTVGTIAVSIIVTVLHNVLDWPWVDNIQWAMPSLASTLMTSGTDLPDQPHYWVGAVVLLAWAVVTGLLGTLLTRTRDVS
- a CDS encoding DUF6301 family protein — protein: MTLVQPIASPVVRDVLTTVRDWRWTWSSDEVPALLAQLGWTVAVEVPGGAILAEPPWGVPGLKHSVAMARGGVQYVDIKLSTRAPEQSEQTLADLNDAFVQVIADATAVLGPADESRPGPAPAQRWQLDNGVLTVVRTSWTVGATWADARFAQEPLTAGAA